One Ricinus communis isolate WT05 ecotype wild-type chromosome 7, ASM1957865v1, whole genome shotgun sequence genomic region harbors:
- the LOC8260557 gene encoding protease 2 produces MRRLLTASRRYYGGVPLHVRHYKAPKKAPQPPAPPKPPKPPQKPQSFTFYDAVWEDPYSWMSSLNDKVAMRHMDVYMEQEEKYTEAVMSDTEKLQSKLQSEMASRLQFDLSTLPVRWGPWLYYRRVEEGKQYPVLCRRLLSLNEEFISNKLPASGFDFTSGKKIEQKLLDYNQEAERFGGYAYEELSEVSPDHKFLAYTMYDKENDWFRLSVRNLNSGALCSKPQADRVSNLAWAKDGQALLYVVTDQYKRPCRLYCSMIGSTDEDVLLLDEPNDNVFINIRHTKDFHFVTVNTFSTSSKVFLMNAADPLSGMTLVWECEAQAHCIIEHHQGYLYLFTDAAKESKLADHHYLLCSPVDASSSPRLWESVFKDDQDLIIVDVDFCDTHLVLIVREGWSFRLCSVPLPLPAGLKGANLEELKPRFLPLPKHVSQISPGANYDYNSSTMRFTISSLVMPDAVVDYDLSNGKWNIIQQQNMLYERTKVLYGTASSASITSKSSDYLNPDYSSEVKSGDENLWNDLSEFYACEHYHVSSYDGVSVPLTVIFSHKNKSANQNPGLLHGHGAYGELLDKRWRSELKSLLDRGWVIAYADVRGGGGQGKNWHHNGRRTKKLNSIKDYISCAKFLVENEIVQEKKLAGWGYSAGGLLVASAINCCPDLFRAVVLKVPFLDPTNTLLYPILPLTAADFEEFGYPGEADDFHAIREYSPYDNIQKDVLYPAVLITSSFNTRFGVWEAAKWVARVRERAINDPSRPILLNLTTEIVEENRYLQCKESAMETAFLIRMMET; encoded by the exons ATGCGCCGCCTTCTAACGGCCTCTCGCCGCTACTACGGCGGTGTTCCTCTCCATGTCCGCCACTATAAGGCGCCAAAGAAAGCTCCACAACCACCCGCACCACCAAAACCTCCAAAGCCGCCACAAAAACCGCAATCGTTCACATTCTACGATGCCGTTTGGGAGGATCCGTACAGCTGGATGTCAAGCTTAAATGATAAAGTGGCGATGCGTCACATGGACGTGTACATGGAGCAAGAAGAGAAGTATACAGAAGCTGTCATGTCTGATACTGAAAAGCTTCAAAGTAAACTTCAATCTGAAATGGCTTCCAGGTTGCAGTTTGACCTTTCTACACTTCCTGTTCGCTGGGGCCCTTG GTTATACTATAGAAgagttgaagaaggaaagcAATACCCAGTGCTATGTAGAAGATTGTTAAGTTTAAATGAAGagtttatttctaataaattacCTGCTAGTGGGTTTGATTTCACCTCTGGTAAAAAAATTGAACAGAAACTTCTTGATTATAATCAAGAAGCTGAGAGATTTGGAG GTTATGCTTATGAAGAATTATCCGAAGTGTCACCTGATCATAAGTTTCTTGCATATACTATGTACGATAAGGAAAATGATTGGTTTAGGTTATCAGTGAGGAATTTGAATTCTGGTGCATTGTGTAGTAAGCCTCAAGCTGACAGGGTTTCGAATTTGGCTTGGGCTAAGGATGGCCAAGCACTGCTTTATGTTGTTACTGATCAATATAAGAGGCCTTGCCG GTTATACTGTAGCATGATTGGATCAACTGATGAAGATGTTTTGCTTTTAGATGAACCAAATGACAATGTTTTCATTAACATAAGACATACAAAAGATTTTCACTTTGTGACTGTCAATACATTTTCAACATCTTCAAAG GTCTTTCTAATGAATGCAGCTGATCCATTGTCTGGTATGACATTAGTCTGGGAGTGTGAAGCTCAAGCTCATTGCATCATTGAACATCATCAAGGATACCTCTATTTATTCACTGATGCCGCCAAGGAGAGCAAGTTAGCTGATCATCACTATCTTCTTTGTAGTCCTGTTGATGCTTCTTCAAGTCCAAGATTATGGGAG AGTGTATTCAAAGATGACCAAGATTTGATTATTGTGGATGTTGATTTCTGTGATACACACTTGGTACTAATTGTAAGGGAAGGTTGGAGCTTTAGACTTTGTTCAGTTCCTCTACCTTTACCTGCTGGGTTG AAAGGTGCTAATCTGGAAGAGCTCAAACCTAGGTTTCTTCCTCTTCCAAAACATGTTTCTCAAATTTCACCAGGAGCAAATTATGACTACAACTCATCAACCATGCGCTTTACAATATCATCACTAGTG ATGCCAGATGCTGTAGTTGATTATGATCTATCAAACGGCAAGTGGAATATCATTCAACAACAAAACATGCTCTATGAAAGAACAAAAGTCTTGTATGGCACAGCCTCTTCTGCGAGTATCACCAGTAAATCCTCAGACTACTTAAATCCTGATTATTCAAGTGAAGTCAAATCTGGAGATGAGAACTTGTGGAATGACCTTTCTGAGTTTTATGCTTGTGAACATTATCACGTCTCTTCTTATGATGGTGTTTCGGTTCCTCTAACGGTTATATTTTCGCATAAAAATAAGTCTGCAAATCAAAATCCTGGACTGCTTCACGGGCATGGAGCTTATGGTGAGTTACTTGACAAACGATGGCGTAGTGAGTTGAAAAGCCTTCTTGATCGCGGTTGGGTTATTGCATATGCTGATGTTAG AGGTGGAGGTGGTCAGGGTAAGAATTGGCATCATAATGGTAGACGCACAAAGAAACTTAATTCCATCAAAGATTATATCTCTTGTGCAAAATTCCTTGTTGAAAATGAAATTGTTCAAGAAAAAAAGCTTGCTGGCTGGGGATATAGTGCTGGAGGACTTTTGGTTGCATCAGCCATAAATTGCTGCCCGGATTTGTTTCGTGCTGTAGTCTTGAAG GTCCCATTTCTCGATCCAACCAACACTCTTCTCTACCCAATTTTACCACTCACCGCAGCTGACTTTGAAGAGTTTGGATACCCTGGGGAGGCTGATGACTTTCATGCCATAAGGGAATATTCTCCATATGACAATATTCAGAAGGACGTTCTTTACCCTGCTGTACTGATAACCTCATCTTTCAACACACG